The Stenotrophomonas indicatrix DNA segment TGCAGTGCCCATCGGGATTCCAGTTCAACCTGTATCGCAATGGCCAGGGGGCGGTCTGCTACCGCGTGGAGGACACCCCACATGCGGGAGGTGTGATGGTGGTGCAGGTCATCAATGTCGATGCGACCGACGGGCACACGCTGTGGGAAGAGGGGCTGGGCTTTATGGATGCGCATGGGCCACCGCAGCGGACCGCGTGGCATCTGTTTGGTGTGCGCCCATGAACGTGTAACGCAAAGGGCCGGATCCGTGAGGATCCGGCCCTTTTGTCTTTGCGCTGACAGCAGCCAGGCATGGCCTGGCTCCACCTATGCAGTGCGATCGATCAACGCGCAGCCAACTGGCGCAGCACGTACTGCAGCAGGCCACCATGACGGAAGTACTCCACTTCCTTCGGGGTCAGCAGCATCACCGACACTTCGAAGGTCTTCTTCGTGCCATCAGCCTTGGTCGCGGTGACCGTGGCGCGCTTGCTGGCGCCATCCTGCAGGCCGGTGACATCGATCACTTCCGAACCATCCAGGCCCAGCGACTGTGCGTTTTCGCCGTTGCGGAACTGCAGCGGCAGCACGCCCATGCCGACCAGGTTCGAACGATGGATGCGTTCGAAGCTCTCGGCGATGACCGCCTTCACACCCAGCAGCAGGGTGCCCTTGGCTGCCCAGTCGCGCGAGGAGCCGGTGCCGTATTCCTTGCCGGCCAGCACCACCAGCGGCACCTTGTCGGCCTTGTACTTCATCGCCGCATCATAGATCGCCAGCTTTTCCGGCTGGCCGCCGTTGGTCGGGTAGTACAGGGTGTTGCCGCCTTCTTCGCCACCGAACATCAGGTTCTTGATGCGGATGTTGGCGAAGGTGCCGCGGACCATCACGTCATCGTTGCCGCGGCGGCTGCCGTAGCTGTTGAAGTCGGCCGGCTGCACACCACGCTCCTGCAGGAAGCGGCCCGCCGGCGAATCCTTCTTGATGTTGCCGGCCGGGGAGATGTGGTCGGTGGTGATCGAATCACCGAACAGGCCCATCACGCGCGCGCCGTGCACGTCGTCGATGGTGCCGACCTGCATGGTCATGCCATCGAAGTACGGTGGGTTCTTGATGTAGGTGGATGCATCGCTCCACGCGTACAGGTCACCGTCCGGCGAGGCGATGGTGTTCCAGCGGGTATCGCCCTTGAACACGTCGGCGTAGTTCTGCTTGAACATCTCCGGGCCGACGGTAGCGGCGATGACGTCGCCGATTTCCTTGTTGCTCGGCCAGATGTCGCGCAGGTACACCGGCTGGCCATCGCTGCCGGTGCCCAGCGGCTCGGTGGTCAGGTCGATGTCGGTGGTGCCGGCAATGGCATAGGCCACTACCAGCGGCGGGCTGGCCAGGTAGTTCATCTTCACTTCGGGGTGCACGCGGCCCTCGAAGTTGCGGTTGCCCGACAGCACCGAGGTCACCACCAGGTCGCCACTGGCGATGCCGGCGCTGACTTCGGTCGGCAGCGGGCCGGAGTTGCCGATGCAGGTGGTGCAGCCATAGCCGACCACATAGAAGCCGATCTTTTCCAGCTCGGTGAGTACACCGGCCTTTTCCAGATAGTCGGTGACCACACGCGAGCCTGGGCCGAGCGAGGTCTTGACCCACGGCTTGCGGTCCAGGCCCTTGGCGGCCGCGTTGCGGGCCAGCAGGCCGGCGCCGATCATCACCGCCGGGTTGGAGGTGTTGGTACACGAGGTGATGGCGGCGATGACCACCGCGCCATCCTTCAGCCGCACCTTCCTGCCGTCCATCTCGATGTCGGCGTAGCCCCTGGCCAACTGCTCGTTGCCCACGGCGGCGCCGCCACCTTCATTGACGAAGGTGGAGACATCCTCGCTGCGCTTGTCACGGTTGGCGGTCATGCCGACCAGGGCGTCGCGGTAGTTCTTCTGCACGTCTTCCAGCAGCACGCGGTCCTGCGGACGCTTGGGGCCGGCCAGCGAGGGCTTCACCGTGCCCATGTCCAGTTCCAGCGTGGTGCTGTACTGCGCATGCGGGCTGTTGGCGTCGTGCCACAGGCCCTGCGCCTTGGCATAGGCTTCGACCAGGGCGATCTGCTCTTCGCTGCGGCCGGACAGGCGCAGGTAGGTCAGCGATTCGTTGTCGATCGGGAAGATGCCGCAGGTGGCGCCGTATTCCGGGGCCATGTTGCCGATGGTCGCGCGGTCGGCCAGTGGCAGGTGCTGCAGGCCGTCGCCATAGAACTCGACGAACTTGCCGACTACGCCGAGCTTGCGCAGCATCTGGGTGACGGTCAGCACCAGGTCGGTGGCGGTGGCGCCTTCGGGCAGCTTGCCGGTCAGCTTGAAGCCGACCACCTGCGGAATCAGCATCGACGAGGGCTGGCCGAGCATGGCTGCTTCTGCCTCGATGCCGCCCACGCCCCAGCCGAGCACGCCGATGCCGTTGATCATCGTGGTGTGGCTGTCGGTGCCGAACACGGTATCGGGGTAGGCGATCGCCTTGCCATCCTTGTCCGCGGTCATCACCACGCGGGCGAGGTTTTCCAGGTTCACCTGGTGGACGATGCCGGTGTTGGGCGGCACCACCTTGAAGTTGTCGAAGGCCTTCTGGCCCCAGCGCAGGAAGCCGTAGCGTTCCTGGTTGCGCTGGAATTCGATCTTGCCGTTGAGGTCCAGTGCGTCGGCCTTGCCGAACACATCCACCTGCACCGAGTGGTCGATGACCAGTTCGGAGGGGATCAGCGGATTGATCTGTTCGGGGCGACCGCCCAGCTTGACCACGGCATCGCGCATCGCGGCCAGGTCGACCACGCAGGGCACGCCGGTGAAGTCCTGCAGGACCACGCGTGCGGGCATGAAGGCGATTTCGGTGTCGGGCTCTGCGCTGGGCTGCCAGCGGGCGACGGCCTCGATGTGATCCTTGCCGACGGTGACGCCGCCATCCTCGTGCCGGAGCAGATTCTCCAGCAGGATCTTCATCGAGTAGGGCAGGTGGGAGATGTCGAAGCGCTGGCCCAGCTTGGGCAGGCTGAAGTAGTCGTAGGTCTTGCCGCCGACGTCCAGCTGGCTGCGGGTGGAGAACGAATCGCTCATGCGGGATGACTCCTCTTGCGGATGGCTTGCAGTGGCCCGCATGGGCGGGCCTGCTTGCGTTTGCCGGTGGCACTCCGGCCCCGGATCCTGCCCAGTATCGGCGATCCGGCGCCCGGCAATGACCCGGCAGGCTTGGAACGCAAGGTTACAGCGATGTGTGTAGCCTTCGTGTCAGCGTACCCATCGTTTTTGCGCCGGCCCGCACGCAGACGGGGCGCTCATGGGCGCCCCGTCCAGGAATGCATCGGCTGCAGCAGTTACTTGCCGTTGGCGGCATCGAGCAGCGGGTTGCCGGTCTTGGCGCCACCGGTGCCGTTGCTCTTGGACTTGGCGGTCAGCACGCCGGCCTTGTTGAATTCGAAGACGGTCGATTCATTGATGTTCTTGCCGAAGCTCTTGATCTTGGTGAAGTCGTAGTACCAGACCTGGGTGTCGCCCAGCTGCTCGCGGCGGTTGGGTGCTCCAAAGGCCTCGCTGACCTGCTTCTGGGTGGTCTTGCCGATCTCCGCCGCGTCCATCTGCGCCGGGGTGATCTCGGTGCCGGTGACGTAGGCACCGAACGGATTGAAGGCGTGGGCCGCCGGAACCGACAGGGTCAACGGGGCAGCCAGCATCAGGGCAAGGGTGAGAGCGCGCATGAAACTTCCTTATTTATGGGGCGGATAGGTGCGGTAGGAACGCCGGGGCGTCCAGCCGGGGCGCAGCTGGGCTGCCGAAGGAGTCTAACCCCCGGATGCGACTGACGCGCGATGAAGGTCACATATCGGCTGGGTTTGTCCCGGATGGGACGGGTATGTATAATTCATACATACTTTTTGAGGCGTACCCCATGGAAGCCACCGTTGCTGAACGCGGACAGATCACCCTGCCCAAGGCAGTGCGTGATGCGCTGGGCCTGACCAAGGGCACCTTGTTGAAGGTAGAGCTGGAAGGCAGCCGGATCATCCTGCGCAAGAGCGTGGACGATGCGATCTCCCGCGCCCGCGGCAAGTTCTCGCTGGACGGCTTCGAATCGGCCGACGCGGCCGTGCGCGACCTGCGCGACGAGGAGTAAGCGGTGATGATCGCCGTCGATTCACCGGTGCTGGTCGAACTGCTCAGCAACGGCCCGCAGGCCGATGCGGTGGAAGCCTGCCTGCGGCAGAGCCTGGTCGGCGGCCGCGTGGTGGTCTGCGGCGCCACCCTGGCCGAGATCTGCGCTGCCCTGCGCGGCGGTGCCGAGGTACTGGAAGCGCTGGAGGAAATGGGCGTGCACTTCAACGCGCTGGAGGCCAAATCGGCCCTGCGCGCCGGTGAAATGCATCGCCGCCATCGCCAGCGCGGCAGCGGTCAGCGCCGTGGCCTGGACGAATTCATGATTGGTGCCCACGCACTGCTGCAGTGCGATGGCCTGATCACCTGGAACGACACGTTTTACCGCGACTACTTCAAGGGCCTGAAGCTGATCGTGCCGCAAGCCTGAGCCCATTTTTTATTCACCTCACGCATTACCCGGGAGTTGTCATGTTGGAAGCCTACCGCCACCACGTCGCCGAGCGCGCTGCGCTTGGCATCCCGCCCCTGCCGCTGACCGCGCAGCAGACGGCCGATGTCATCGAACTGCTGAAGAACCCGCCGCAGGGCGAGGCCGAGTTCCTGCTCGACCTGCTGACCCACCGCGTGCCGGCCGGCGTCGATGACGCTGCCAAGGTCAAGGCGTCGTACCTGGCCGCGATCGCACTGGGCAGCGAGCAGAACCCGCTGATCAGCCGCGAGCGCGCCACTGAATTGCTGGGCACCATGCTGGGCGGTTACAACGTCGCGCCGCTGGTGCAGCTGCTGGACGACGCCAGCGTCGGCGCCATCGCTGCCGACGCGCTGAAGAAGACCCTGCTGGTGTTCGACGCCTTCCACGACGTGCAGGAAAAGGCCAAGGCCGGCAACGCCAACGCCCAGTCCGTGATGCAGAGCTGGGCCGATGCCGAGTGGTTCACCAGCAACCCGGAAGTGCCGCAGAGCCTGACCGTCACCGTGTTCAAGGTACCGGGTGAGACCAACACCGACGACCTGTCGCCGGCACCGGACGCGACCACCCGCCCTGACATTCCGATGCACGCCCTGGCGATGCTGAAGAACAAGCGCGACGATGCGCCGTTCACCCCGGAAGAAGACGGCAAGCGCGGCCCGATCCAGCAGATCCTGTCGCTGAAGGACAAGGGCCACCTGGTGGCCTATGTCGGCGACGTGGTCGGCACCGGTTCCTCGCGCAAGTCGGCCACCAACAGCGTGCTGTGGTGGACCGGCGATGACATTCCGTACATCCCGAACAAGCGCGCCGGTGGCGTCTGCCTGGGTTCGAAGATCGCCCCGATCTTCTACAACACCATGGAAGATGCCGGCGCGCTGCCGATCGAGCTGGACGTGTCGAAGATGGAGCACGGCGATGTCGTCGAGCTGCGTCCGTACGACGGCAAGGCGCTGAAGAACGGCGAAGTGATCGCCGAGTTCCAGGTCAAGTCCGAAGTGCTGTTCGACGAAGTGCGTGCCGGTGGCCGCATTCCGCTGATCATCGGCCGTGGCCTGACCGGCAAGGCGCGTGAAGCGCTGGGCCTGGCCCCGACCGATCTGTTCCGCCTGCCGGTGCAGCCGGCCGATACCGGCAAGGGCTTCTCGCTGGCACAGAAGATGGTCGGCCGCGCCTGTGGCCTGGCCGAAGGGCAGGGCATGCGCCCGGGCACCTACTGCGAACCGAAGATGACCTCGGTGGGCTCGCAGGACACCACCGGCCCGATGACCCGCGACGAGCTGAAGGACCTGGCCTGCCTGGGCTTCTCGGCCGACCTGGTGATGCAGTCGTTCTGCCACACCGCGGCCTACCCGAAGCCGGTGGACGTCAAGACCCACCACACCCTGCCGGAATTCATCTCCACCCGTGGCGGCATTTCGCTGCGTCCGGGCGACGGCGTGATCCACAGCTGGCTCAACCGCATGCTGCTGCCGGACACCGTCGGCACCGGTGGCGACTCGCATACCCGTTTCCCGGTGGGCATTTCGTTCCCGGCCGGTTCTGGCCTGGTCGCCTTCGCCGCTGCCACCGGCGTCATGCCGCTGGACATGCCGGAGTCGGTGCTGGTGCGCTTCAAGGGCAAGATGCAGCCGGGCGTGACCCTGCGTGACCTGGTCAACGCGATCCCGCTGTACGCCATCAAGTCGGGTCTGCTGACCGTGGCCAAGGCTGGCAAGAAGAACATCTTCTCCGGCCGTATCCTGGAAATCGAAGGCCTGCCGGAACTGAAGGTCGAACAGGCATTCGAACTGTCCGATGCGTCGGCCGAGCGTTCGGCTGCCGGTTGCTCGGTGCGCCTGAACAAGGAACCGATCATCGAGTACCTCACCAGCAACATCACGCTGCTGAAGTGGATGATTGCCGAGGGTTACCAGGATCCGCGTTCGCTGCAGCGCCGTATCGAGAAGATGGAAGCGTGGCTGGCCAACCCGGAGCTGCTGGAGCCGGATGCCGACGCCGAGTACGCGGCCGTCATCGAGATCGACCTGGCCGATATCCACGAGCCGATCGTGGCCTGCCCGAACGACCCGGACGACGTGAAGACCCTGTCCGAAGTCGCTGGTGCGAAGATCGACGAAGTGTTCATCGGTTCGTGCATGACCAACATCGGTCACTTCCGTGCCGCTGCGAAGCTGCTGGAAGGCAAGCGTGACCTGCCGACCCGCCTGTGGGTGGCCCCGCCGACCAAGATGGACGCGTCCGAGCTGACCAAGGAAGGCGTGTACGGCACCTTCGGCGCCACCGGCGCACGCATGGAAATGCCGGGCTGCTCGCTGTGCATGGGCAACCAGGCGCAGATCCGCGAAGGCTCCACCGCGATGTCGACCTCGACCCGCAACTTCCCGAACCGTCTGGGCCGCAACACCAACGTGTACCTGGGTTCGGCGGAACTGGCGGCAATCTGCTCGCGCCTGGGCCGCATCCCGACCAAGGAAGAGTACATGGCCGATGTGGGCGTGATCGCCGCCAGCGGCGCGGAGATCTACCGCTACATGAACTTCGACCAGATCGAGGAATACCAGGACGTGGCCAACACGGTCGCTGCCTGAGGGTAGTGCCGGCCGCGGGCCGGCATCCAGCTGAAACGAAGAACCCCCGGTGAAAGCCGGGGGTTTTTTGTTGTGCGGATGATGCCCGGCAGTGCCGGCCAGCGGCCGGCGCTGCCGGGGCGTCAGACCTGGGTGACGGCGGCCGCTTCCTCGGTCACGGCTGGCGTGTCCGTCGGCAGCTCCGGTTCCGCGGCCGTTTCCGGCAACACGCCGTGGTCGGGGAACAGGCGCGGCAGTTCGGCGACGAAGCGGACGATGCAGGCTTCGGCGAACTCACGCGATGCGGCTTTCGCCTTTGCATAGTCGTCGGCCTGCCATTCCTGCAGCGGGGCAACCCGTGCTTCATCCTGGCAGTGCACGCCCTGGCCGCCACTGGCGCTGCGGAACAGCTTGCGCACCACCGGGAAGCCGATGGTTACATCGTGGCGCAGCTCGTAGGGTGTCTCTGCGTCGCTGAGCTTCTGGTACACCAGCGACCACTGACCGGCGCTGGCCTCCACGGTACGCTCGTCGCTGGGAATGGCGCCGGGATGCGCTGCGAAATAGAGCGCCAGCTGCTCACGGATCATGCCCGGCAATGCGCCGAAGGCCGGGCTGGGCACGGACTGAATGTCGTCGCCACGCACGTTGTTCTTGCTGAAGCTGTTGCTGGTGCCGATGTCACCCACGCCGCTGAGGAACGCCAGGGCGGACAGCCCGACCTTGGCAGCGGTGACGGCAGCGGTGTCGGCGCGCATCACCAGGCGCAGGACATGGTCGCCCACGCGATTGCCGTTCGGCCCAAGACCCAAGCCGGAGGTGACCTTCACCCGTTGCAGGCTGCTGAGGTCGGTGGCGGGTGCCGGAGCCGCTGCAACATTTTCGGCGGCGGGTGCGGCCACGGCCACGGTTGCCGCTGCTTCATCAACCGATACAGCAGCCGTGGACGCAGCATCCGATGCCTCTGGCGCCGGCGCGGCATTCGCCGCCGGACCGGGCGTTGCCTCGGTCGCGGCTACGGCGGCGGCGACAGGCGTGGGTGCGGGCGCTTCGTCGAAGGCGTGGGCCGAGGGAGCCAGCAGCAGGCTGGCCGCGATCGCGGCGGTGAGGCAGGTCGGGCGTAATGCCACGGTGGTACTCCTTGGGGAAAAATGATGGAGGCGCGCGCTGCGACTCACTGCGCCACGAATTCCTTGATCGGGAACGCCTTGCAGCGGGTGACCGCAGCGGCGATGTCGACCGGAGCATCGGCGGTGGCATTGCGGCGCTGGTTCACTGATGCCGCTTCCTCCCACAGGCTGGGCAACACCTGCGGTGCATCCAGCACGCGTTGGCGAACGGCATCGTGCAGGACGCTGCTGTAGTCCGTGGCCGGTACCACCACGCACAGGCGCGTGCCGGGATTGCCGCTGGCCTGCTGCAGCACCTGCTGCAGTGCCTCGCTGCTGCCCGCATCGTCGCTCAGCTGCTTCGGCGCGCTGCTCTGGTTGGCATCCTGGATCTGCAGCTGGCCGGGGCTGAACAGCAGCACCTGCATGTCCGGGCGCGGCTCGATGCGGACCGGCGCGCGGGTGCCCTCACAGATGGTCGGGGTCGCCCGTGCCTGCTGCGGTGTCATGCTGCCGTCGGCATGCACCTGGCGGATATGCAGCCGACAGATCTTGTCGGCCACTTCAAATTCCACTTCGTAATCCTGGCCCGGCCTGGCCACGAACTGGCCCGACAGCTTGCCGTCGCAGTACAGGCGACTGCTTGCGTCGAAGCGTGCCTCGAAGATCAGCGGCTTGCCACCGGGTACTTCGTATTCCTGGTAGCTGAGCGTGGAAAACCGCTCGTTCTCCTTGCTGCGCAGGGTTTCCGTGACGGGGATGCCGAGCACGCCCTTGTCGCCGGCGTTGTTGTACTTGACGTCGATCCTGTCGCGGTAGTCTTCGCGGCAGGCGGCATCGGCGTACAGGGTGGTGGTCCGCCCCAGGGCGGCGTAGACGCGCACCCGTGCCGGGGGCGCGGCGCCGTCAGCGTAGGCGCTGACATCTTCAGCGGCCAACGGGCGCGGATACATCGCGGGGATTCTCTTGACCAGCTTCTCGAGGCATTTCATCGTGATGATCTGCGCGGCCGCCTTGAGCCGCGCGTAATCATTGGCTTGCCATGCGTCCAGAGTCGCCCGGTTGTCGCTGTCATTGCAGCTGATGATTTCCGCCAGCGTGCCGTCGGCACGGCGCTGCTGGATGGTGCTGGAGTGATTGAGGCGGTAGAGGGGATCCTTCCGCGTGTTGCCCTGGTGCACCAGGGCCCATCTGTCTGCACTGAAGCGCAGGGTGCTGGCTTGGTTGGGCACAGCATCGGGGGCGTGCCTGAAGTAGCCGCCCACCAGTGCCTTGGCCACCGACGGCATGAGGGTGATGGCGGGGCTGGCCTGGCTCTCGACGATGCTGCCAGGCAGGGTGTTGCGCCGGAAGTAGTCCGGCTCATTGCCGCTGAAGAGCAGTGCCAGCCCCTTGGGGGTGAGCGCCTCGCTGTCATCGGGGGTAACGATGCGCAGTGCTACATCCGGGGCGTGGACACGCTGCGATCCGGTATCCGGACCGCTCTGGATCTGGACGCGCTCGGTCCAAGGCGCGGCACCGTCGGTGACGGCGGCAGCGGCCGGTGCCGCCTGCGGCGATGACGGCAGCCCGTCAGCGGCAGCCATCAGCGGGGCCAGCAGTGCGGTCGCCAGCAGGGATGATTGAAAACGGAGGATACGCTGGGCCATGGTCAAGCTCCTTGGAAATCAAAACAGCCATGCCGACCCTTCCGGGGCCGGCGTGTGGAAGACAGGGTGAGGCGGTGCGATGCGGTGGACGGTCAGCCGCGGGCCAGCGCCAGCAACCGTTCGGCAATGCGCTCCAGCGGCACCTGTTCTTCGGCAGCGCCGAGCTTGAAGGCCGCGCCGGGCATGCCCCAGACCACGCTGGTCGCTTCGTCCTGCACCAGCGTTGGGGCGCCGGCCTGGCGCATTTCCAGCAGGCCGCGTGCGCCGTCATCGCCCATGCCGGTGAGGATGGCGCCGATGGCATTGCCGCCGGCGGCCTGCGCCACCGAACGGAACAACACGTCCACCGCCGGCTTGTGCCGGTTCACCGCGGGGCCGTCATCGACACGACAGCGCCAGCGCGCACCGTCGCGGATGATCCGCAGGTGCTTGCCGCCGGGCGGCAGGTAAGCGTGGCCGGGCAGCACCGCTTCGCCATCGCTGGCTTCGCGTACGGCCATCGCCGAATGACGGTCCAGGCGCTCGGCGAAGGCAGTGCTGAAACTGCCAGGCAGGTGCTGGGTCATCACCACCGCGGGGCCGTCGGCGGGCATGCCTTCCAGCACTACGCGCAGTGCTTCGGTGCCACCGGCCGACGAGCCGATGGCGATCAGGCGGTCGGTGGTGCGGAACTGCGTTGCTGCCGGACGCACGGCAGAGGCGGCGTCCAAGGTGAGTTTCGGTGCAGCCACGCGCACCAGCGGGCGTACCCGGGAACGCGCAGCCATCTTCACCTTGGCGATGATTTCATCGGCATAGGCCTGCAGGCCGCGGGCCACGTCGAGCTTGGGCTTGGACATGAAGTCCACCGCGCCCAGGCCAAGTGCCTGCAGGGTGGTATCGGCGCCCCGTTCGGTCAGCGAAGAGATCATCACCACCGGCAGCGGGTGCAGGCGCATCAGGTTTTCCAGGAACGCCAGGCCATCCATGCGTGGCATTTCCACGTCCAGGGTGATCACGTCCGGGGCCAGGCGCTTGATCTTCTCGCGGGCCAGCAGCGGGTCGGCTGCGGTGCCGACCACGTCGATGGCCGGATCGCTGGACAGGATCTCGGTGAGCATCTGCCGCACGACGGCGGAGTCGTCGACGATCAGGACCCGGCAGGGGGCGTTGCCGGTCAGGGTCATTCGAACAGCTCCACGCCACCGGTAACCGGGGCCTTCGACAGGCGTGCGCGCACGGCCGATTCGGTCGCGGCCACTTCGGCTTCGTGGGCGTGCGGCAGGCGCTGCACGACGACGCGGCCGGTATCGGCGAAGAACCAGATCTTGCGCGGGTGGATGCCGCACAGGTCCTCAGCGAGGATCGGGATGTGTTCGGCCTGCAGGTACTGACGCACGAACTCGGCGTTGCGCGTGCCCACCGGATTGCTGGTGAAGCCCTTCAGCACGTTGGCGCCGCCGAACACCTTCGCCTCGATGCGCTTGCGGTGGGCGCCGCGCTTGAGCATGTCGTTGATCAGCAGTTCCATCGCATAGCTGCCATAACGTGCGGGCGCGCCGTCGCCGGCGTTGCCTTCGGGCAGCAGGAAGTGGTTCATGCCGCCGATCTTCAGTACCGGGTCGCGCAGGCACGCCGCGACGCACGAACCCAGCGTCGTGGTCAGCGCGGTGGTGTCATCCACCACCAGGTACTGGGTTGGCAGCAGCTTGGCGGCGATGGTCTTGAAGCGTGCGTCCTGGTAGCGCATCACATCATCGGTACGCAGTGATGCGTTCATGCGCCGGCCTTTGCCGCACGACGGTACAGGGTACGGCCGCAGGGCTGGATCAGATCGGCCGCGTGCAGGTAGTTCTCCGAGTGGCCGGTATAGAGCAGGCCGTCGTCGGCCAGGTGGTTGACCAGGCGGCCAAGGATCGCACGCTGGGTCGGTTTGTCGAAGTAGATCATCACGTTGCGGCAGAACAGCGCATCGAACGGGCCGCCGACGTCGTAACGCGGTGCCAGCAGGTTCAACGGGCGGAATTCGATCAGTTCGCGCAGCGCCGGCAGCACGCGGCACTGGCCTTCGTTGGGGCCGCTGCCGCGCTGGAAGTAGCGGCGGCGCAGGTCCGGATCGAGGCCGGCGACACGGTCGATGTTGTAGACACCGCGCCCGGCGGTTGCCAGCACCTGGGTATCGACGTCGGTGGCGACGATGCGCACCGGCGGCTTCAGGGTGCCGAACGCTTCGCAGGCGGTGATCGCCATCGAGTAGGGCTCTTCGCCGGTGGAGGCGGCGCACGACCACAACAGCAGCGGACCGCGGCCGTTGCGCTGCTGCAGCTCCTCGCGCAGCTTGTCGAAATGGTGCGGCTCGCGGAAGAACGCGGTGAGGTTGGTGGTCAGCGCATTGGTGAATGCCTGCCACTCGTCACCATCACCCTGTTCCAGGTGGTCCAGGTACTGCTGGAAGCTGCGCATGCCCAGCGTGCGCAGCCGGCGCGACAGGCGTCCGTACACCATGTCGCGCTTGGCCGGGGCGAGGGCGATGCCCACGCGCTGGTAGATCAGGTCGCAGACGCGGCGGAAATCACGGTCGGCGAATTCGAATTCGCGCGTACCGCTGACGATGGGGGTAGGGCTCTGCACGGGTGACGTGTCCATCGGCGGGGCGGCGGCCGCAGCCGCCGCGAAGATCAGAATTCCTGCCAGTCGCCGTCGTTGGAGAC contains these protein-coding regions:
- a CDS encoding CheR family methyltransferase: MDTSPVQSPTPIVSGTREFEFADRDFRRVCDLIYQRVGIALAPAKRDMVYGRLSRRLRTLGMRSFQQYLDHLEQGDGDEWQAFTNALTTNLTAFFREPHHFDKLREELQQRNGRGPLLLWSCAASTGEEPYSMAITACEAFGTLKPPVRIVATDVDTQVLATAGRGVYNIDRVAGLDPDLRRRYFQRGSGPNEGQCRVLPALRELIEFRPLNLLAPRYDVGGPFDALFCRNVMIYFDKPTQRAILGRLVNHLADDGLLYTGHSENYLHAADLIQPCGRTLYRRAAKAGA